The Methanocella arvoryzae MRE50 DNA window GCAGCAGGGCTTTGAGGCCGGTGGTGAGCATGACCAGGAAGAGGCTGATGGCACCGATCTTCCACACGGGCCTGACGAACTGCCAGAAGAACTTCAGGTCCCCGGGCTTGAATTTCGCCTTCTGCGGCGGCGCTGCGCGTATGATCGTAACAATTTCTTCTCTTGCTTTCCGAAGTTTGCTGAGGATAGCTTCTGCCTGCCTAAACATGTGCCTAAAATAACCTGCCTGTAATGCCTCAATAGTATGAAATAGTCGACGACGCTCTCGATATCACATCACGTTAGGAGGCCATAGTAAAATAGCTGTGGCTAAAGATCAACGGCTTACTGGGGCAGATATGACAATAAAAAGTGCCTGATGAAAATGTGTCATCGGCCAAAATTGAGATGTACTCGGCCCCAGGAGGCCTCGATTTTAAATCGCAAAGAGTCAGATGATGATCGGAGCCTTGATCAGGCATAAGTGATGAATAAATGGCAGTTCTCAGTTTCTGCGATTGTAAAGCCGCCAAGCACGCCAAGGAGCCAAGCACGCCAAGCAATATTTTTTGTGATCGGCGTGGTTACGATCGAAAATTAGCTCTTGGCGAGCTTGCAGGCTGTCTCATAATTCATTGTGGTTGCCTGTTAAGATAATACGCTACCCAAAAGTACACTTCGATCTCGCCAGGATGTACGCCTTTTGAACGCCTGCCATGGCAGGCGTTCTCGAAGGCGTTCCATACACGATCGCTGCGCTGTGCGTTCTCTGATTGTCCGGGTTCGGTGAGACAGCAACACGATCGCTGCGCTGTGCTGGGACACAGATTTACAGTATCCCCGTGTTTGTGGTGTTGGTGGTTGGGTTGCTGGTGGTTTGGGGGGTGGAGTAAAGTGAGGTATTTGTGTGGGGGCGGGGTTATCTCATGGTTTGTGGTAATAACGTATGAGACAGCCTCTTCCGCCCTCAGATGTGAATCATAAGTGTGTTGGTTTAAAGTCTTTATCTCGGGTGTTTAATGCATACTTCCAGTTCAGTAGGGCTGGTTGGTATTTCCTCCTATTGATCTGGTGTGCGTTGGAGAAGACTAGTATGGAGGATTTGTCTGAAAAATTGTTTTTCAGCAGCGATCAACTCTTTGTATTCTTGGGGCGGATGAGTATTGAAGAGATCACTTGCGGGGTGAACCTGCTTCTGTATCATTCTTTCAAGTTGTTATGGAAAAGAGCGGTTCAGTATTGTCCGGATATCGTGGATTCACCGGTCCTCTTGGCTATTGATACTACGGATAAACGGTATTATGGAGTCGATAATGAATATGTGCATCGTACTTTGAAGATGGAGGGGCGGAAGAAGAAACGGGTTAGTGTTCTCCGGTATGCCTCGATCAGTATCGTGGCGAAGAACTTTAAATTCACTTTGGGGGTTACGCCTAAAAAGAGGGATGAACCCCTGGACCGGGTGGTGGAACGACTTTTAAAGTTGGTCCCGGAGGAACTCAGTGTTTTCGCAGTGCTCATGGATAAAGGATTCTACCTGAGCAGTGTTATGAAAACAGTGGACAAGCAGGGTTACAAGTACATTATACCGG harbors:
- a CDS encoding transposase — encoded protein: MEDLSEKLFFSSDQLFVFLGRMSIEEITCGVNLLLYHSFKLLWKRAVQYCPDIVDSPVLLAIDTTDKRYYGVDNEYVHRTLKMEGRKKKRVSVLRYASISIVAKNFKFTLGVTPKKRDEPLDRVVERLLKLVPEELSVFAVLMDKGFYLSSVMKTVDKQGYKYIIPVKQYGSMSLLYRLLELTGVSHWKYTMRGGESLEYTYDVYLEDLGIEAYCGFATNLPVTRMSFTILAEAYTNRWNIENGYKETKEYTIKTNSRNHGYRTLVFGLSHLILNLHGIMKKTHQKAKITVNQMKNMLKQFLERILQLPKRPDNMISKHLKVAW